ATGTTTGTGAATTGCTACTCCTTGTGTGTGGGCTCTGGTGCCCTTCACAGGCTTATTGATATCCCCTCACGGCATTTAATAAAATTACTTTCTCTTTCTGTGGTGCAAAATGATCTTTTTAGAGGCTTAGACCTTGTTTCCCATCAttaaacagaaaaagaaaagttTGCCTTTTTAGCTTTGATTTCCTTGTATTAGTTTTATGAATTCTAATAGCTATCACTTATGGTTTCTTCTCAGTCTGGTTGTACCATTCCTGCGCCTCGGCGAAGTCATCTCTGGCGGTCCTCATTTCCCCTTGACATCCGATGCACTGATGAAGGTGGTAACCGGTGAAGCCTCAAGAGATGTCCTAATCAGTGTACTCCATGCGGTTCGTCAACCGCACATTTTGCTCGTTATAAGTTAAGTAGTTTGTCCTTAATAATAAGAATTATGTTTTGACTAACAAAACACTTTGCGTTAAACATGTTCTTGCAGTTGTTGGGTTGGATCGTTGCAGCACCTTTCATCCTCGGTGCCCTTTACGTCGTCTTTGTTCCTTGTTTTAAGTTCCTCATCAGCAGATTTAACGCTGCGCCTTCGAGCCCAAAGAAGCAACGGGCTATCTGAGCTCTGCGAGACAGCAGAGGGGAGGGCAGCACGAAGCAATTGGATGAAGATATCATGCTACAAGATAGATGAACTCTTATATTGTTGTGCCAGTCTGGCTTAAGACACTTTCCGTGATAAAGGGTCAATCGTTTGAGACATCAAGGCT
This genomic stretch from Musa acuminata AAA Group cultivar baxijiao chromosome BXJ3-9, Cavendish_Baxijiao_AAA, whole genome shotgun sequence harbors:
- the LOC103997465 gene encoding uncharacterized protein LOC103997465 isoform X2, translated to MPIWGVGLTAWLKTKVVDPLMQIIRRGAEPKQLAFSTALGVTLGVFPICGTTVLLCGAAIGLIGNRCHAPSVMLANFVATPIELSLVVPFLRLGEVISGGPHFPLTSDALMKVVTGEASRDVLISVLHALLGWIVAAPFILGALYVVFVPCFKFLISRFNAAPSSPKKQRAI